ATGGTTATTCCATGGGTACCGTTGATGAGTGTATTGTTGGCTACAATTATTCCATCCAAAGTACTTCCGCCAATCGTTATTCCCTTCCCTGCATTCTCAAGCACGTTGTTTGAAATTGTTATGTTCCCAAGCCTTTCGATCATATAAGCCTGTACTCCCCAGGATGTGTTCACTATCACGTTGCCTTCTATAAGAACATCCTTAATGTGAAAGCCCCCTGAAATGGAGCTTATCCCTATTCCGCTAAAGGAATTCAGTATTTTGTTGTCAACAATCTTACATTCGTCGCACTCTGGCAAGAATATGGCGTAACCAGAGCAGTTCACGAATGTAGTTCTTATGATGTTCACTTCCGATGGTTCTCTCACTAAGGCTCCAGCCGCTCCACTAACTCCATCGAACTGGTGCTCAATCTTTGAATCAACTACAGTTAGGATGGGGTAATTATTTCCGCCAAAAGAAACGTAAATTCCAACACTGACATCTTTATAAGTGAGGTTCCTCCCAACTATTTCGGTTCTTATCAGGGCTGAATTCCCTCCAACTGCCACAAAACCTCTGGAATTTGAGATCGTGTAAGTTTCATTAGTTATCATCCACCTTCCATTGACTTTCTTCTCATACCTCTCACTTAAAACCCCACCGTATCCATGGATTATCCTGGTGTTTACTATTGTTGTGTTTGAGTAAAGGACAACAATTCCGCTTTTGCCTTCAACGCTTGAATCCTTAACCGTGAGGTTCGAATTGAAAGCAAAAACCGGTAAATCAGTGTCTTTAATCTCTGCATTCCTAATCACCAAAGAGCTGTTTACTGCTATTACCTGACCTGCTTCATAAATCACCTTATTCCTTGCATTTTCAAGGTAAAGGAGTGGCTTATCATTTACCGTGTTGTCCCTTATCTCAATGTTTGTAGCATACAGCTCTACAGGAGGACTCAAAAGCCTACATTCGCCGGTGAAGCATATTCCATTGTTTTCGAAGGTATTATTAATTACCGTTAGTCCTTCAATCTTGTGAGGTTCTTGTTCAACCGTGGCATAATATCCAAATCCGAATCCGCCTCTTGTATTGTTTGATATGAGGTTTCCTTCGAGTGTAACGGCTTTTCCGTAGGATATGAAAATGCCGAGGAGATTGTTGTTTCTTATTGTATTGCCTTTTATTGTCAAATTCTCGCCGTAAGCACAGATTCCGGTTCCAGCTCTACAGAAGGATTCACCTTCTGGCATGTAATAAACTGTATAGTAACCTGTGGGGTCAGTATATAGCCTGGGGATTACTACCTTCTTGCCCCAAACCTCATAATACCTCAAGTACGCAATTGACGACCTCACTGAGCTGTTCTCTATGATGTTGCTTGAAACATCCATATTTGTGACGTTCCGTCCCTCTATCCCAATGTAGCTTTCTTTTATTACGTTGTTCGCTATTCTAATATCTTTGTTTTTTAAGAAAAGCATAGCCCTTCCAAAGCTGTGGATGAACTTGCTGCTTTCAATTGTTATGTCATTGGAGTATATGGAGAGCAGAACACTCGCTGGAAAATCAATGAACTCGCTGTTTCTTATGGATATCTGGGATGAATTCCTTATGTAAATTCCGCTCGCTGCTTTAGGCTCTTCGGCTTTTACATCGTTAACTTCCACATCTTTGGAATTCATTATTACAACCGGGGAATCGAACGACTTTCTAACGCTCAGTCCGCTGATCTTCACACTGCTGGAATTCACAACTATTACCTGATAAGAAACGGTGTCCACGGTGATACCAGAGGAATTAACTACGAAAACCTGAGAGGCATCGTTTATCACAACGTTCTTTTCGTTTTTCACCATAACAACGGGCTTACCGTTTATGGTGGTGTCCTTCACAGTGAAGTCAAACCAGTAGTTTAAAGGCTTTGAATAGTATCCTACTACAACAAAACCTCCCCAAGAAATTGGATATATTATGGGCTTAGGAGGCAGATCTATGTTCGAGATGTAGTCATTGACGAGAATGTTGTCCTCTATACTGCTCTTTGAGTGGATCCATATCCCTATCCCGGCATTATCATGTATGTAGTTGCCTTTGATCACGTTATTGTTACCGTAAACATCTATTATTCCGCCGCTTGCATTGGCCACAAAGTAGTAAGGGTAATAGTATGGGAAAAGCTCCTGGCGCGTATCTATTTTCTCAAAGTATGAATTTGTTACATCCGTAGCAACTGGACCGATTCCGTTTCCTGCCACTTCGTTGTTAACTATAGATGAATCGGAAACGTTGTAGAATACTATTCCCGCTCCCCAGTCCCTGTAACTGAACTCATATCCGATTCTATCGTCATCCAAATAGTGAGTTACATAGTAGTCCGTGTTGTCCTTTATGAGGTTGTCTGAAACTGTTATGTTGTCAGAACTGAGAACTTTTATGCCAATGCGGTTTTTGGATATCCTGTTGTTAGCTATCCTGGCATGGGAGACGTTGTAAAACATCACTCCAACTCCCCAATCGGGGAAATTTATGAATTCAGTGGCTCTATTGTTGCTATTTATAACGTTGTTCGCTATTGTCACGTTCTTAGAATGAGGTACGATGACTCCCATGAGATTTTTGGATATGGTATTGCTCTCAATGGTAAGATTCCAAACGTTAGGTGCAATTATCCCCTCAAGGTTTTCAGAGATTACATTGTTTCTAATTGTTATATTCCATGAAAGATTCTGGAACACTGTGATGGCATATCCCAAATTCGACACTGAAACTTGAGGGTCAGTAGGTGGATTTATTGCAATTCCAATTGAATTATTGGTTATGTTATTTCTTTCGGCGTTTAGTTTCCCTGAGCCTGTAATTAAAATTCCAACAGCATTGTTTTTTATAACATTTTCCTTGGCTGGTAGGGATATTTCATCTGGTGCTGGAGAACCACTGGCATAGTAGTTTATCCCAAGGGTGTTATTTTTTATAACGTTTCCAACTATCTGGGGGCAGCCCAAGTATCTGTCGCAAATTACTTTCCCATAATGGATGTATATTCCACTGCCACCATTCATATAAAGGCTGGAGTTACCATTGTTCTCGAAAGTGTTGTTGGCTATTACAAAGGGGAATAGCTCATTGTGGTAGATGTCGAATAAAAAGTTGCTGATGTAACCTCCTACTACTATCCCGTATCCATTGTTCCGAAACGTGATATTGTAAATCGCAATACCACTTACAACAACATTTGCACTAGCATATATTCCTTTTTTTGTAGTGTTTGTTATAGTGTCCCGCCGTTCAATAAAATATGAAGTGGCTAAGTCGATTCCTATGTCCCATCCTTCTATTTCCATATTGCGTATAATCACCCCCGGTGTAGAATGTACAGCAATATCGTGGTCAAGGTACACTGCACTGAAACTTAGATTGTAAGAAAACTTAGATTTGTCCAGCTTAAGGACTATTTTGTGCCCACTCCCATCTATAGTGCCCAAACCAACTCCACGTGGCATATAAAAGCAAGTATATCCCACAAGCTTCTTCACTTTGGATCCGTTTATTGTTACATAGTCATATACAGGAATTAGCTGATCTGGATCAGTTATCACTATGTCCTTTGTCAGAACTACGAGTCCGGGTGTGCCAAGAATAGCACACGAGCTTACAAACGTAGGAGGAAAATCCAATCCAGATATGAACTTGAAATTCCCAAAAAAGCTTGAAACCAAAAGGAAGGAGAGAAGGAACACCAAACCCTTTCTCATAACTTTACCCCCTCCTTCTCAAGGGCTTTTTTAATCTGCATCATAAAAAAAGCTTCTTCAGCCCTCAACACCTCAACAACGGTTTTCTTATCTATTCCAGTGCTCCTGCTTATGTATTCCACAAGCTCCTTCCTTATCTCCCTGATCATTTCTTTTCCCTCTTCAGAGGGACGTTAAGAGCAACAAGACCCACTATCGAAATCCCGGCAAGGGCTAAGAAAACAGGATTTTTGCCGCTCTCTTTGTATGGGAGCTCGTACCTAATCACATTATTTTCAAATCTGATGTTCTTTGCCTTCTCTGGGAGAACAACGGTTATCGTCTCAACCAACCTGCCCTGTCCCCCGAAGAGTGGCTGAACCGCCGTTAAAACAACCGTATTTCCTGTCTGGGTTGAGAGAGTCAGGTCTCCCTCCCCCAGTTTCAGTTCCCAATAGGAGCCTTTATTCACTGCCGCTCCAAGCATTACATATGTAGCTTTAATCTGGTTGTTGGAGTCATCCCACTCAATCTTCATGTTCCTGTACTCCGTATCGCTCCTCTTGTTCTCAAACTCCCTCTTCAGCATGTATGTAGTGGGATAAGCCTGCTTCATCTGGAGATAGAGGTTTGGGGTAAACTTCCACACCTCGGTAACCTTAGCATTTCCAACTTCATCAACCGTGATCTTCATTGTGCCGTCTATCTTGTACTCAACTATCTTTATCTCCTGCGCAACTGCCAGCGGAAGGAGTAAAAGGACGAGTAAAACCACAGCCCTCCTCATCTCCATCACCCCAGCCTGAAGGTGCTTACCATATATTCACCCAACTGGTTGTATTCGCTCATCCCGGCTGGAAAGTCATAAACAACCGCAAATCCAATGCCGTTCGCTGTGAAATACCTCGCAACTGCGGAGTACTCTCCATAGCCTGTGTCAAGAGTGTAAAGAATTGTGTAAACTGTCTGACCGGCTATGCTTGCCTGGGTTTCCTGCCTGTCTTTTATCGTTGCTCCCATGTCAGTTAAGCTCTGCTCGAAGGCATAAACCATGTCCTGAACGCTCGCACCCGGCAGATAAATTACTAGAAACTCAAATTCTCCGTCAGGGCTCAGCAAGTAGACGTAGCCACCGTAGTCCTCCGGCGCACCCCACTCGGCAGGGTAGTCAAAGGAGAAGTAAGTCCCATGGTAGGTGTCCCACTGGGTTTGAGTCCCACCGTTCTCTCCGTTGTCACCCCAATTGTTGTCTCCACCGTTGTTGGTGTTCCCTCCATTGTTGTCCATATTTCCTCCCTGTAGCTTTATCCCCCACTTTGCGAGAATATCAGCGGGCAGAGTTGGAAGTTCAGGAGGCACAATGCCTTTTGCATGCTCCCCTGCAATATCCACTATGATGTAAGGCCCCTGCATGGCTTTCTGCCAAGTTTCCACACCGACCTGAACCGCCTGCTGGAACGAAACGCCCGCATTTATTGCGGTTGCCTCAACTGGAATTATTGCACCGCTGGGTAGCTCTATTAGGGGGAAAGCATGACCAGGCATCAGAACTATATAAGCTTTGAGACCCTGAGACATTGCCAGAGAAGCAAACCACAACGCCAAATCAACACAGGTTCCGCTCTTATCCCTAATTACGTCACGTGGAAACATTATATGCTCGGAGAACTTGCCAGTCCAGTAGCCTTCAGCCTCCGTCTTGTATGAGAAGCCGTTCATCACAGCCAAAGTCCACATGCCACTTAGGCTTTTAATGGCTTCATCGTCGCTTAAGCTTGCTCCCGCTCCACCCGCTAACTTGTTTCCCATGTCAGCAAATTCTCTAACAACTGGATCGCTTGGGGTAACCCAAGCAGCTAAAAGCGGAGCATTGCTGAAGGTGTCATAAAAGCTACCGGTGCTTTCCTCAGGGCTGAGCGATGAAAAGACGAAGTCGTTGACGCCGAGAATGTTCAGAGGTTTTGTCATGCTCTCTTCTTTAGTCTCTCCGTTCACTTCATAGGTTATGGTTATTCTGAGGTTTGAAGGCGTTGAAGCCGAAAGCTTGGTGACTTCACTTGAGAGAATCGGGTAGTAGAGATCAACTATCGTCCCGTTGGGCACGAGAATTGGGTAGCTTTTCTCGGTCTCAGAGGCATAGTTGTCAATTGAGTATCTTATCTTTATGTTCCTTATCGCCCCATTCCCTGAGTTATGGAGAACAACTTTTGCGACCCAGAAGCCAAGCTTTGGATTGCCGTAAACTTTGTATGCTCCAGACATTATCTGCTCCTTTGCATAAACTTTATACTCAAGCTTTCCCTCTCCTCCGCCTCCAAACGCTCCGACATATCCTACTATGGAAAACACAAGCAGTGCAACAAGAATCCCCGAACCAATAATCTTGGTGTTCATACCATCACCGAAGTTAAATTGGCAAAACAGATACTTACAGGCTGGGTTTGAGAAAATTAATCAAACCCAAAAAAGCTTTAAAGAAAGAGATAAACCCCATCATGGTGATGTTATGGAGCTAAAAGCGCCTTTGAGCAAGAAAGATGTCCTAAAACTTAAAACTGGCGACATTGTTCATCTTTCTGGAGTCATATACACGGCAAGGGATTTAGCCCACAGAAAGATTGTTGAGCTTGCAAGAAGGGGAAAGCTACCCTTCGATTTAGAGGGTGCTGTCATATACCACTGCGGACCCATTGTCCGAAAAAACGAAAGATTTGAAATAATATCAGCAGGCCCAACAACAAGTGCAAGGATGAATCGTTATCTCGATGAAGTTTTATCTTTAGGAGTTAAGGGGATTATCGGAAAGGGAGGAATGAATCCTGAACCCTTTAAAAGACACAAAGCTGTTTATTTCGCATTCACCGGCGGAGCAGGATCTTTAGCGGCTAAGAGCATTAAAAGAGTAAGAGATGTTTTCTGGCTCGATGAACTTGGCACTCCCGAGGCAGTTTGGGTGTTGGAGGTTGAAAAATTCCCGCTTTTGGTTGCTATTGATGCATATGGAAATTCGATTTACAAAAAGAGTTAAAAGCTGAAGGAAGTTACTCACTACAGCCGATGATGGCAACAGGGTAGCTGCCGATTGATGACGAAGCCGTTCCAGTCTGAGGCTATTCACACGGCACCAAAAGCACAGGCAGCTTTGAATCCCTTATGACCCTTTCTGCCGTGCTTCCGAGGAGTAAATCTTTAATAACACTCCGCCCCTTCTTGCCCATTACAATAAGCGTTGCACCTTTTGCTATTGAGAGACCTATTATCCCCTGAGAGGCAACACCAGCCAGCACCTCCTTTTCAACTGGAAACTTCACGATCTTTGCATACCTCTCAAGGTTCTGCTTAGCCTTTGCTATATTTTCTTCAAGCTCCTCAGCTTTGCCGTAGTCAACGACGTGAAGAAGGATCCCTTCCTTAGCGAGCTCTTCAAACCTCTTAACAGCCTCCATTATCCGTATTGAACACGGTGAAAAGTCTAAAGCTACCAGTGGTTTGTCAAAAATTCTTTCACAGTCATGTAGGCATTTTATCTTCTCTTCCTCTTCATCCCATTCATACCTAATCAACAGAACGGGTTTCTTGGTTGCTCTTACAAGGTTTGAAGCTGTGCTTCCCAAAAACATCTGGCGCAGAATGTTTTCTCCTTTTGAGGGGCTTATAATAAGGTCAACGTTCTTTTCTTTGGCAATTTCAGCTATTTCCAACGAAGGAATTCCAAGCTTTACAATTGGTTCAACATCTATTCCCCTTTCTCTAAGCTCATCCGCCAAGTTGTCTATCTGTTCCTCATCAATCTTCATGAGCTCAAGGGCTTCAATATCGGTTGCAGTGATATCAACTATGTGTACAAGGTAGAGCTTTTTAGCCCCAAGCTCAAAGAACTTCGGGACACAGTTCCTTAACGCATGCAAAGACACTTCAGAAAAATCCGTTGGAAAAAGTATCTTCTCAAACATCAGCTTCACCAATAATATTTTATGCGGTTGAAGTATTTAGGTATTGCCGAAGGGAATATAAACATCCACACATACTATACTTTGCAATGGAGCGAAGGATTGTCTTAGAGACCGTTGATCTTGTCAAGAATTATTACATCGGCAGAAAGATAGTGGTTCCAGCTCTCAGAGGGGTTAGTCTGAAGATTTATGAAGGAGAGTTTGTTGCAATAATAGGACCAAGCGGAAGCGGAAAAACTACGCTTCTCAATATGCTCGGTTTGTTAGACAGACCCACAAGCGGAAAAGTGTATATTGATGGAATTGATGTTAGCAATCTTAATGATAATCAGCTTTCTGAAATCAGATTGAGGAAAATTGGCTTTGTTTTTCAATATTACAACTTGGTTCCAATACTAACAGCGCTGGAAAACGTTGAGTTGCCGATGCTCTTAGCCGGTGTTCCAAGGAGGAAGAGGATAAAAAGAGCCAAGGAGCTCCTCAAATCCGTTGGGCTGGAAAAGTTCATGCATCACAAACCAAATGAAATGAGCGGAGGGCAGCAGCAGAGGGTTGCCATAGCAAGGGCTTTAGCCAACGATCCAAGCATAGTCTTGGCAGATGAACCGACCGGAAATCTTGACACCCAGACATCGAAAGAGATAATAGCTTTAATGAAGAGGATAAATCTTGAGAGAGGAACTACCTTTGTGATAGTGACTCACGATGTCGAGGTTGCAAAAGAGGCTGAGAGAATTCTTCAAATAAGAGATGGGAAGATTAACGAGGTGAAAAAGTTATGAAAAAGCTTGCCATAGTGTTAATTCTCATGCTGATAATCCCAAGCACAATAAAAGCCCAGCCTCAAAAAGAAGAGTATCTGCTGACATTTTCCGGCTATTTAGGAATTGGAGATGTCCTGACTTTTGGAAACTACACCTTAACGGTTGAGGATATACTCACAAGCCCAAGAACTGGAATAGCCAATACTGTGCTCTTCAAACTCAGGGACAACATAGCGTTCAACGAGAGCGAGTTCTCCCTCCAAGAAGGTCAGGAATACCAGTACAAAGACGTGAAGATCAAGCTTGTTGTTATAACCCTTGAAGACAATCCTCGGGCACTAATCAGAATTTATTCAAAAGCTGTTGATGTGTTCTATGGAGATGCCTATGAGAGGTCAATCTTTAGATACGGGCCCATAAAATTCATAATTCTTGAGATAAAAAACGGTACATTTTTGGCGAGATATGAGAAGAAAGGAGAAGTTGACTATCGTTATTTTGGAACTGGTTATTATCACTGGAATGAGCTTTCCATCTACGTGGAGAACATCACAAACAAGACAGTAAGACTGAAGATTAAAGCACCAAAATATGCCCAATATGCGATTATCAGGGGAGCGGAAATAACTATTGAGAAAGTTGATTTCGGAGAGGTTGAAATAGGCTCGCCCTTCAAGCTGACTATAACACTGAGAAACGTAGGAAACAAAAACGCGCGATTCATAAGCGTCTATCTATATTCCAAAGAGCAGATTCAAGAAGAGCAAACCCAAACTCTTCTTCCAACAATTACGATTCCACAATTTGAATCTTCTTTGCCTTTCGCTGCATACAGGGAGAGCCCAATTAAGTACCTTGAGGTTTTGGCTCCAGGGGAAGAGAAGACAGTTGCATTCACACTGATATCTTCAAAAAACCTCAAAGAAAATGTTTATCCGCTCTACATTAGGATCGAATATCAGGACGAAGATGGTGCAAAGAAAAGCAAGGAAGTTCAGGTTGGAATTCCCGTCGAAGACAGGATAAGACCAAAAGTAATTATCGATGAATTTAAGATAATTCCTTCCATCGTTCAGCCTGATTCAAACTTTACGGTTAGAATAAAGCTCAGGAACATTGGAAATTCAGTTGCCAAACATGTTAGGGTCAGGGTCACAGGAGAAAAACCTGAGGAAGAAAAACAAACCGCATATCCATACTTCCCCTCAGGAGGAGAAGCAGTGCAGCAGGAAGTTGACATATTCCCAATACGCAAACAGAGTCTTCTCTACTTCTCTGAAGTCAATACAACAGCTGAAGGAGAGCTGTACTTTAAGATAAAGCAAGTTCAAAGAGGAATTTACCCACTCTATGTCACAATTACCTACGAAGACGAAAACGGTGTTGTTTACAAGGAGGAAACTATGTTTGGAGTTGAGGTGAGTGCTTATCCTCTCCTTGACCTATATATAGGGAACATCTGGGAGAGCGGAGGAAAATACAATTTTGAAGTGTATGTTGTTAACGAAGGCAAGGATGTCGCAAGGGGGGTAACCCTCGATGTGACTTCAAAGCAGCTTGAGCTGTTTCCAATCGGGCAGAGATACGTGGGAAGAATTGCCGGATTGGATTATGACAGTGTAAACTTCCAGATTCTAAATAAGACAATTCCAAAGGGAGAATACGTTATCCATGCCAAAGTGTACTATAAAGATGAAAAAGGTCAGGAAAAAACTTTTGAGAAAGATTTGGTCATCAGAATTCCCGAAACTCTGAGCTATTCAGAGAGAAAGCCTTATGAGTACTACATCAGTGGAGGAATTCTTCTGCTGTTTATAATAATTCTCCTGTGGAGGAGAAAAAGTGTGGAGTGAGCTAATTAAAATTGCCATTAGGAATTTAACAAGGAGGAAGCTCAGGACACTTTTCACAATGCTGGGGATTATAATAGCCGTTGGCTCAGTTACCGCTTTAGTTTCCATAACCCAAGGTTCCCGGATGGCAATAGAGCAAGAGCTTGAAAGCACAAGCAATGTTCTCATGATAATGCCCGGAGTTAGCGTTTCCATAATCAGGGCAGCAACGAGCACGATGAGTGAAGACATAGTAAGGAAGATAGAGAAAATTGATCATGTTGAAGCTGTAAATCCAGCTCTGATAAAGTTTACAACCATCAAATACGATGACTGGATCCTCGAGCTGACAATAATGGGTGTTGATCCAAAAAAGGCCCAGAAGTTCTTCTCATTGAGGGGGCTCCACTTGGAAAGAGGGGTATTCTTGAGGAAGAACGACAGATATAAGGCTATTCTCGGCTATCTGTTAGCTCATGGGAAGTTCGCAACTTTTGAGGGCAAACCCCTAAACTGGGATATCACACCAGGGCAGAGGATAATAATCTACGATGACCAGGGAAATCCCTACGAATTCAAGGTTGTTGGCAATTTGGAGGAAAGCGGACAATCCTTCTTGGCGGGTTTCTTAGATATGATGGTAGTAGTTCCGTTAGATACTCTTCAAGAGATGTTCCACGAGGAAGGGAAGATAAGCATAGTGGATGTATGGGTTGATGATGTTGCATTCATTGACGAGGTTAAGAAGGAAATCGAGAAAGAGATTCCGGGGGTTACTGTCATCACAGCAAGACAGAGCGTTCAGATGGTGCTTATTATTCAAAAAATGATGCACAACCTTTTAATTGGAATTGGCAGCATTGCTCTCTTTGTAGGAGCCCTCGGAGTTATGAACACTCTTTTAACTTCAGTGATGGAGAGGACAAGGGAAATTGGAACCTACAGGGCGATTGGGGCAAAGAAGAGCTTTATTTTAAAGATGATCTTCATTGAGGGTATAATATTGACAAGCATCGGAGGAATTTTGGGCTTTTTCTTTGGAATAGGAGCTGCAAAGATGGTGGTGTTCATATTCAGACAGAGAGGTCAGCTGTTACCTGATCCTGTGGTGGATATGAACGTTGTTGCGATAGCATTCGTAATAACGCTATTAATTGGAATAATCTCAAGCTTATATCCGGCAAAGAAGGCATCTGACTTAAGCCCGGTTGAGGCCTTGAGATATGTTGAATAAGCCCGGCATTATTTTATTTTCTCAAAATCTCGCAAATCGAGTGCTAAAATATTTTCTCCCAATTTATCTTTTTTATTTAATCTTTTGGCAACTATGCCAAAGTAGTTTTCATAATCTTTCAGACCTACAAGTTCAGCTTTCTTTCTTAAATCATTTAAAATACGCTTTGTTTCCCTCAGCGTCAAGTCTTTCCACTTAACCTCAACAAACAATACCTTCTTCTCATGTTCATTCAAAGCTATTAAATCAACTTCTTCTCCTCTATGCCACCATCTTCCAATCTTTGTAAAGTTGAAAGGTAGTAGATTCTTTTTGCTGAGCTCAATTAAAAGCTCTTGAGCCAATCTCTCAAAAGGTTTCCCCAAAAACTGATTGAAGTTTGCTCTGAAGTCTTCCAACGCTGCATTAATAAAGCCACTCTCAATTTCTTCATAGTACGGGTTAACAAACCGTGACCAGAACAAGAAATAGTTGTCAGCTATTTCATAGATTCCTCTTTTTCCGAAAAGAGGAACTATTCGCTTAACAATCCCCAACTCACTCAAAACTCTCAGATATGGTACCACTTGGTTTTCTTTAAGATAACAGAAATTCGCTATCTGCGTGACCTTTGTGTTTCCTTTTGCTATTGCTTCTAAGATAGCAAGATAAATAGATAACTCTCTAAGCTCTTCACTAAGCAGAGCTCTTGCCTCTCTAAATAGAAATGAGGATGAGTTAAAGAAGTTGTCAACGATTTCCTTTTCAATATTTTTGCCACTAAAGAATTCCAGATACTTGGGAACCCCATTAGTTACCCCATAAATTTTGAAAAGATCCTCAATCTTTGAACCTTCAAACCACTCAAAAAGATGTTTAAATTTTAAAGGTGTCACTTTAATATTCGCATCTGTACGACCATAAATAGGACCCGAATACCTAAAGAACTCCTTTTCCATAAGAGACACATAGGAGCCAGAAACTACAATAAGTGCATTTAAATCTTTGTTTTCTTCAATAGCTCGTGATATTTCACTTAAAATTCCTTCTTCTCTGCGGATTAAATAGGAAAGCTCATCGAGTATCAGAAGAAGCCTTTCTCTTTTGAGGGTCTTTAGTAGACTAAACAAAGATGGGAAATCTCTAATTTTAATGTTAACACCTAAAAGTTCTGAAATTTTCCTTGAGAGTAAATCAAAGTTGTATTCTCTCGGTTTATCCTCAAATATTACAAAAATTCTTTCCTTGTCTTTTGAAAACTCCTCCAAAAGTCTTGTCTTCCCAACTCTTCTTCTACCATAAACTAAAACAAACACCAAGCCTTCCTTTTTCCAAAGGTTTTCAAGCAAGTTCAACTCTTCTTTTCTATTTACAAATTTTCTAATCATAATTATATAATCATGATTATAGTTTTTAAAAATTTCGGCACAATGAAAAGGGTTATATTATCATCGAAGCAATTCAATTTGGGTGGTATCATGAAGAGGGTTCACCTTTTTGACTGGCATAAAGCAAATGCTAAGAAGGTTGAGGAGTTTGCTGGCTGGGAGATGCCAATCTGGTATTCAAGCATAAAAGAAGAACATTTGGCTGTTAGAAATGGCGTTGGGATTTTTGACGTCTCACACATGGGAGAAATCATCTTTAAGGGTAAAGATGCCTTAAAGTTTCTCCAGTACGTTACAACAAACGATATCTCAAAACCCCCAGCTATAAGCGGAACTTATACACTCGTTCTGAATGAAAGAGGAGCTGTTAAGGACGAAACTTTGGTCTTTAATATGGGCAACGATACATATATGATGGTCTGTGA
Above is a genomic segment from Thermococcus sp. SY098 containing:
- a CDS encoding universal stress protein, which produces MFEKILFPTDFSEVSLHALRNCVPKFFELGAKKLYLVHIVDITATDIEALELMKIDEEQIDNLADELRERGIDVEPIVKLGIPSLEIAEIAKEKNVDLIISPSKGENILRQMFLGSTASNLVRATKKPVLLIRYEWDEEEEKIKCLHDCERIFDKPLVALDFSPCSIRIMEAVKRFEELAKEGILLHVVDYGKAEELEENIAKAKQNLERYAKIVKFPVEKEVLAGVASQGIIGLSIAKGATLIVMGKKGRSVIKDLLLGSTAERVIRDSKLPVLLVPCE
- a CDS encoding ABC transporter ATP-binding protein codes for the protein MERRIVLETVDLVKNYYIGRKIVVPALRGVSLKIYEGEFVAIIGPSGSGKTTLLNMLGLLDRPTSGKVYIDGIDVSNLNDNQLSEIRLRKIGFVFQYYNLVPILTALENVELPMLLAGVPRRKRIKRAKELLKSVGLEKFMHHKPNEMSGGQQQRVAIARALANDPSIVLADEPTGNLDTQTSKEIIALMKRINLERGTTFVIVTHDVEVAKEAERILQIRDGKINEVKKL
- a CDS encoding ATP-binding protein, yielding MIRKFVNRKEELNLLENLWKKEGLVFVLVYGRRRVGKTRLLEEFSKDKERIFVIFEDKPREYNFDLLSRKISELLGVNIKIRDFPSLFSLLKTLKRERLLLILDELSYLIRREEGILSEISRAIEENKDLNALIVVSGSYVSLMEKEFFRYSGPIYGRTDANIKVTPLKFKHLFEWFEGSKIEDLFKIYGVTNGVPKYLEFFSGKNIEKEIVDNFFNSSSFLFREARALLSEELRELSIYLAILEAIAKGNTKVTQIANFCYLKENQVVPYLRVLSELGIVKRIVPLFGKRGIYEIADNYFLFWSRFVNPYYEEIESGFINAALEDFRANFNQFLGKPFERLAQELLIELSKKNLLPFNFTKIGRWWHRGEEVDLIALNEHEKKVLFVEVKWKDLTLRETKRILNDLRKKAELVGLKDYENYFGIVAKRLNKKDKLGENILALDLRDFEKIK
- a CDS encoding ABC transporter permease is translated as MWSELIKIAIRNLTRRKLRTLFTMLGIIIAVGSVTALVSITQGSRMAIEQELESTSNVLMIMPGVSVSIIRAATSTMSEDIVRKIEKIDHVEAVNPALIKFTTIKYDDWILELTIMGVDPKKAQKFFSLRGLHLERGVFLRKNDRYKAILGYLLAHGKFATFEGKPLNWDITPGQRIIIYDDQGNPYEFKVVGNLEESGQSFLAGFLDMMVVVPLDTLQEMFHEEGKISIVDVWVDDVAFIDEVKKEIEKEIPGVTVITARQSVQMVLIIQKMMHNLLIGIGSIALFVGALGVMNTLLTSVMERTREIGTYRAIGAKKSFILKMIFIEGIILTSIGGILGFFFGIGAAKMVVFIFRQRGQLLPDPVVDMNVVAIAFVITLLIGIISSLYPAKKASDLSPVEALRYVE